A window of Malania oleifera isolate guangnan ecotype guangnan chromosome 5, ASM2987363v1, whole genome shotgun sequence contains these coding sequences:
- the LOC131155424 gene encoding cytochrome P450 94A1-like has translation MFYLQLSTALLFCLLLLISFLFLNLTAIFRKKSPSVPDKLPRSYPLIGSSLALSANKDRRIQWVAEILMNSPSSTFVLQRSLGLRILYTANPSNVQHILKTHFHIYQKGDFYRNTLQDFLGDGIFNADGETWKFQRQVSSHEFNTKSLRNFIENVVDAELSERLLPILSAAAKNKTVLDFQDILQRFAFDNVCKIAFGYDPGYLSPSLPQEKFAQAFEDATNISSYRFSSIFPLIWKLKKLFDIGSEKRLRIAISEIREFAKQVIREKKQELCEKSSLESVDLLSRFLSSGHSDENFVTEIVISFILAGRDTTSAALTWFFWLIFCNPEKEEKILTEIREKSEAPVYEEVKDMMYTHASLCETMRLYPPVPLDSKEAIADDVLPTGEVVRKGTRVAYLPYAMGRLEKLWGVDWAEYRPERWLEMEPVGGKWRFVARDSYAYPVFQAGPRICLGKEMAFLQMKRVVAGVLRRFRLVPAAKEDYEPVYISFLTSKMKDGFPVRIEERVDACG, from the coding sequence ATGTTTTACCTTCAGCTCTCAACCGCGCTCCTCTTCTGTCTTCTACTTCTCATCTCCTTCCTCTTCCTCAACCTCACtgctattttcagaaaaaaaTCACCCTCTGTCCCCGATAAGCTTCCCAGATCTTATCCTTTGATCGGTTCCTCTCTTGCACTCTCTGCCAACAAAGACAGACGAATCCAATGGGTTGCGGAAATCTTGATGAACTCCCCCTCTTCAACCTTCGTCCTCCAACGCTCCCTGGGCCTTCGCATCCTCTACACCGCAAACCCCTCCAATGTCCAGCACATCCTCAAGACCCATTTCCATATCTACCAAAAAGGCGACTTCTACCGAAACACTCTCCAAGACTTTCTCGGCGACGGCATCTTTAACGCCGACGGAGAGACCTGGAAGTTCCAAAGGCAGGTTTCAAGCCACGAATTCAACACCAAGTCTCTGCGTAATTTCATCGAAAACGTGGTGGATGCCGAGCTCTCCGAGCGCCTCCTCCCCATCCTCTCCGCTGCGGCCAAGAACAAAACCGTCCTCGATTTTCAAGATATCCTTCAAAGATTTGCGTTCGATAATGTATGTAAGATTGCGTTCGGATACGATCCCGGGTACTTATCCCCATCTCTTCCCCAAGAAAAATTTGCGCAAGCTTTCGAAGATGCCACCAACATCAGCAGCTACAGATTCTCTTCGATCTTCCCGCTGATATGGAAGCTGAAGAAACTTTTCGATATTGGATCCGAAAAGCGACTCCGAATCGCAATATCCGAAATACGCGAATTCGCAAAACAAGTCATCAGAGAAAAGAAACAAGAGTTATGCGAGAAGTCTTCTCTGGAATCCGTGGATCTTTTGTCGAGGTTTCTGAGTTCAGGACATTCGGATGAGAACTTTGTGACAGAGATAGTCATCAGCTTCATACTGGCGGGTCGGGACACAACCTCTGCGGCTCTAACGTGGTTCTTCTGGCTTATCTTCTGCAACCCAGAGAAGGAAGAAAAGATTCTCACGGAGATCAGAGAGAAATCGGAAGCACCGGTCTACGAGGAAGTGAAGGATATGATGTACACGCACGCGTCGCTCTGCGAGACCATGAGGCTCTATCCGCCGGTGCCGCTTGATTCGAAGGAAGCGATCGCCGACGACGTATTGCCGACTGGGGAGGTGGTGAGAAAGGGAACGAGAGTGGCGTATCTTCCATACGCGATGGGGAGGTTGGAGAAGCTGTGGGGCGTGGACTGGGCAGAGTACAGACCGGAGAGGTGGTTGGAGATGGAACCAGTCGGGGGAAAGTGGAGGTTTGTGGCGAGGGACTCGTACGCGTATCCAGTGTTTCAGGCGGGGCCCAGGATATGTTTGGGGAAGGAGATGGCGTTTTTGCAGATGAAGAGGGTGGTGGCGGGGGTTCTGCGGCGGTTTCGGTTGGTGCCGGCGGCGAAGGAAGATTATGAGCCGGTTTATATTTCGTTTTTGACTTCAAAAATGAAAGACGGCTTCCCTGTGAGGATCGAGGAAAGGGTAGATGCTTGTGGATGA